The DNA region GACGTTCGACAACGGTACTATCTGCGCCAGCGAGCAAGCCCTGGTGGTCCGGTCATGCCATGTTGAGGCGGTGATTGAAGAATTCAAGAAACGGAAAGCCTATTTTCTCTCAAAGGAAGAGATAAAGAAACTGGAGTCGGTAGCGTTCAATTTAACGACGAAAACCATGCGGACGGAAGTTATCGGACAACCGGCCCCCAGAATTGCCGAAATGGCAGGATTCTCGGTGCCGCCCGATACGACATTGCTGATTGCGATATTAGAGGAAGTCGGCTTACACTCCCCCCTGTCACTGGAGATTCTGGCGCCGATACTGGCGTTTTACATAGCGAACGACTTTGAACAGGCGGTGGAGCTCTGCCGCAAGATAAACCATAATGGCGGCCTGGGGCATACTATCAGTATTTTTTCCAACAGTGAAGAGCGGATAATGCATTTTGCCTCCGTGATGAATGCCGGCCGAATCCTGGTTAATACCCCGGCGTCGCACGGCGCCATGGGGGGAACCTTCAACGCTCTGCGTCCCTCCTTAACTCTTGCCTGCGGCTCGGGCGGGAAAAACATAACCACTGACAATATCACCGCCCGGCATCTCCTCAATATTCAGCGGGTGGCGCGACGTCAGGTGCACCCCTGTTTTCGCCCCGAAATGATTCAACTTTGTCTCGACGAAAGCATCGATGCCGAGTCATTCGAGCAACACTGTCACCGTCGGAAAAACCAGGACCACGAAAAGTCTTAGGCCATCACTGCGGATGTCCCGACCGGCGGCGCGACAGTCGGACTCGATTGCCCCTAACGACTCAGGGGTGGCAGGGGTCCTCCCGTGACCGATTTCAATCCGGGCTGATGGACCGATATTGCCGACGGCGGGTCGGACATCTGCCAGTTACTGGGATTGCTTGGGTCGCCGCTGCGGTAGGTCACACGCCAATAAAACTCTATCGGCACATAGTTAGCCCAGTCGGAGCTATAATACTCCAGATAGCCATAGATATCATAGACATTGGCGGAAGGGTGCGTAATTTCCATTTGAGAGGGAGTAATGTAAAAGATATACCCATCCCCCCAGCCATATTCCTGGCTGACAAAGTCCAGTACCAGCGGGTCGGTATGAAACTCCATGGCGGCGACAGCCAGAGGCGAACTGGGAAGATATTGGGTTTGAAGGAAGGTATCGATGATAACAACGGTATCATACCGGTCCCGATAGACCAGCACCGTATCATGAATTATCGTGGTAATTCGGATGGTATCATGAATGACGGAATTCTGATAAATGGTGTCGAGCAGGAAGATGGTGTCGCGATGGTTTATATAGGAAGTATCGGAAGAAAAGATAGTGTCAATCATCCGGACCGTGTCGGGGGGCATTTCGATATATTTGGTGTCGTGAACATACTCGGTAGTCTGCACGATTTTTTCCTTATCGCATCCCCAGAAAAAGAGAAGTAGAGCCAGAAAAGCCAGCCCCGAGAAAAGCCACGTATTGCTGCGCATGATTCTCTCCCTTCGCTTATGCGAGATTTATCCAATCAGATGGAGCGCAAGCGCCTTGCCATAGAAGGGCGAATCTAAAATTATTTTTAACGAGTTGCCGCCGATAAGGTTAGAAAATACCGCTCAATCCGGTTTCTCGACGATTGCCATCTGATGAGCAATAACCTGCGGAACGATTCATTCTTTGTCAAACCTGCCGGTTAGAATGATTCGGCGCTGAACTGGACAATACTCCCATTCTCGAGATTGCGGCGATAAACATGCAGGAACAGCAGATATGCCGATGCGAGATAAATGAGTGCCAGAAGCGCGGCAATCAGCAATTGCGCCATAATCGCCGCCGAAAGGGATTGACCGGAAACAACGGCCCGGACACTCTCAAAAACATAGGAGGCCGGAATGATTTTGGCAACCAGCTGCAGAGGCGACGGGAGTGTCGCCACCGGGTAGAAAACGCCGGAGAAAAGCGATAGCACCAGAGGGATAGGCCAGCCGAGCCATTCGGCAGTTGGACCAAGACGGAAAATCAGTCCCGAGACAACCACCCCCATAGATATCCCGAATACAAAGAGAATCGCCAGGGATGGTAATAGAAGAATTCCGATGATTAAGATATTATATCCGAAAGCGATGGCGGCGACGATGATGACCATAAGGAAGCCCAGAAGTCCCGTGGCAAGGCTGGTAAGAACAGAGCCGCTCAGATACTCAATGAGCCGCAGCGGCGAGGCAAAATAATTGATAAAATTCTGGCTCCAGACATCCTCCAAAAATCCGGTCATCATCCCCTGCTGGACGCGGGTAACAAATTCCCAGAGGATGATGGCGCCAAGAATGACGGTGGTGAAACTGAATGTCGCCTGTCCCATGGAGCCGAGATATTTGCTGATAAATCCCCAGAGAGTGACATCGACCAGCAGCCAGAGAAAGACGCTTGCCAGGCGGGAAGGGTTATTCCGGATAAGATAAATATGCCGAAGCGACACCGCGCTAATTCGAGCCAAAGACATTGAGCGCTACTCCTTCAGT from Candidatus Zixiibacteriota bacterium includes:
- a CDS encoding aldehyde dehydrogenase family protein, which codes for MANASVRNGVDIDGIMDKATRAAAAFRTYSQEATDRIVTAVYHAGFNNRVRLARMAHEETGIGVWQDKVIKNAIATRFVYEDIKNMKTVGIISEDPQNGVIEIAQPLGPIFCVTPVTNPTSTVLFKILISLKSRNPIIIRPHGAAKKCSIEAARLCYEAALAAGAPENCIQWVKNSTEEETLQFMRHHRTALVLATGSTSLVRAAYSSGNPAFGVGPGNVPAFIGRTADVPFAVEQIFISKTFDNGTICASEQALVVRSCHVEAVIEEFKKRKAYFLSKEEIKKLESVAFNLTTKTMRTEVIGQPAPRIAEMAGFSVPPDTTLLIAILEEVGLHSPLSLEILAPILAFYIANDFEQAVELCRKINHNGGLGHTISIFSNSEERIMHFASVMNAGRILVNTPASHGAMGGTFNALRPSLTLACGSGGKNITTDNITARHLLNIQRVARRQVHPCFRPEMIQLCLDESIDAESFEQHCHRRKNQDHEKS
- a CDS encoding ABC transporter permease, with the translated sequence MARISAVSLRHIYLIRNNPSRLASVFLWLLVDVTLWGFISKYLGSMGQATFSFTTVILGAIILWEFVTRVQQGMMTGFLEDVWSQNFINYFASPLRLIEYLSGSVLTSLATGLLGFLMVIIVAAIAFGYNILIIGILLLPSLAILFVFGISMGVVVSGLIFRLGPTAEWLGWPIPLVLSLFSGVFYPVATLPSPLQLVAKIIPASYVFESVRAVVSGQSLSAAIMAQLLIAALLALIYLASAYLLFLHVYRRNLENGSIVQFSAESF